GGACGCCCTCCAGAAGGGCATGGCCGCGGAGTTCGCCGAGCATCGCCCTCGCCTGGTCCTCGCCGAACGGCGGTACGCGGACCGCCGCGTCGTGCAGGACCTCCACCAGGACCCCGCCCAGGCCGACCGTCACCGTGGGGCCGAAGAGGTCGTCCTGGGTGACGCCGACGACCATCTCCACGCCCCGTTCCACCATCTGGCAGACGAGGATGCCGTCCAGCGGCACGTTCTCGTAGCGGGCGATGTCAGTGAGTTCCCGGTACGCGTCGCGGATCTGGCTGGCCGAGGTCAGGCCGATCTTGACCAGGCCCAGTTCCGTCTTGTGGGCGAGCTGCGGCCCCGAGGCCTTCATCACCACCGGGTAGCCGACCAGGCCCGCCGCCCGGACCGCCGCCGCCGCGCTCGTCACGAGCTGCTCGCGGGGGACCCGTATCCCGTACGCCCGCAGCAGCTGCTTCGCCGCGTGCTCGCTGAGCTGCTGGCCCGGGCGCATCAGGGCCTGGGCCTTGCGGTACGAGGGGGACGGGGTGCGGGGTGCGTCCTCGAAGGGGGAGCGGTAGCCGGCGGTGAAGCGGTGGTGGCCGAGGTAGGCGCGTACGGCGGTGATGCAGTTGCCGAAGGTGCGGAAGGTGGCCACGCGGGAGGAGCCCAGCAGGACCTTGCGGTAGGCGTCCTCCGTGCCGACCGGGGAGCCCCAGATCACGCAGATGAGCTTGTCCGTGGCCTCGGCGGCGTCGACCAGGTCCTGGGCGAGCTTGTCGCTCATCGGGGGGAAGGGGCCGGTGATCGGGCAGATCAGGACGCCGACGGACGGGTCGGCCAGGATGGCGTCGATGATCTTGCGGCCGCGCCAGTCGCCGACCGGGTGGCCGCCGTTGTCGACGGGGTTGGCGACGTTCAGGTACTCCGGGATCCACTGGTGGAGTTCGTCCTGCTTGGGCTGGGAGAGGGTGGGGAGGGACAGGCCCGCCTCCGTGGCGAGGTCGGAGAAGTGGGCTCCCGTGCCGCCGGAGATGGAGTAGACGACGACCCCGTCGGCCTTCGGCTTGCGGGCCCGGGCGAGGAGGGCGGCCGTGTCCTGGAGCTCGTCCAGCCCGTCCACCCGGATCACGCCGAACTGGCGCATGGCGGCGTCCACGACGGTGTCGGCGCCGGTCAGCTTCCCGGTGTGGGAGGCGGCCATGCGGGCGCCGGTCTCGGTGCGGCCGACCTTGACGGCGACGACCGGGACCCCGTTGCGCGCGGCCCGGTCGGCGGCGAGGAGGAAGGAGCGGCCGTCCTTGAGGCCTTCGACGTAGCAGGCGATGGCGCCGACCTCGGGCTGCTCGGCGAAGTAGGAGATGAAGTCGGAGGTTTCGAGGTCGGCCTCGTTGCCGGTGGGCGCCCAGTGGGAGAGGCGGATGCCGAGCTCCTGGAGGGTGTAGACCGGGCGTCCCTGGTGGCCGGACTGGGTGATCAGGGCGATCGCCGGGCCGTCGAGGTCGTCGCGGAACTCCTCGAAGGCGTTGAGGTTGGTGTTGGGGCCGAGGAGGCGCAGGCCCGAGCGCTGGACGGCGGCGCCGAGGCGGGCCTGGGCGGCCGCTCCGGCGTCGCCGGTCTCGGCGAAGCCGGAGGCGAAGGCCACGGCGAACTTGACCTTGGTCTCGGCCAGTTCCTCGATGACGGGGAGCGGGTCGCCGACGAGGAGGACGGCGAGGTCCACCTGTTCGGGCAGGTCGGCCACGGAGGCGTGGCAGGGCAGCCCGAAGACGGTGGGGCGGGTGGGGTGCACCGGATGGATCCGGGCGCCCACGCGCTCCGCCCAGGCGATGAGCTGGCGGGTGATGCCGGTGTTCGGTCTGCCCTCGGCGTCGGAGGCGCCGACGACGGCCACGGACTCGGGCCGGAAGAACCGGTCCAGGTCGGGCACGTCGGCGTGCAGCGGCCGTCCGCTGACGTCCACCGCGACCGTGTCCTCGGCGGACGGTGCGGCCGTCGAGTGGACGGCCGTCCTGGGGGACTCCCCGCAGGCCTCGACACGTGCGCGGAAGTCGGTGGTGAGGGTGCCGTGAGTAGATCCAAGCATCGTTCCGCCCGCTCCTGCTCGATGAACATCGATGGAACGTCAAATAGCTGACGCGTAGTCAGATTACTGAACTGACGTGCCGTCAGGAACAGGGATGCGCAGGAAAGGTGGTGGAGGTGGTGTGACGAACCGACCACGAACGTGCCAGAACCCCTCGCGGGCGGTCCAGAGCGCCTTTCAGGCCAGGTCGCCGCGGCAGCGCTACGCGGCCCCGGCGGCAGACTCGGCCGCCGCCACCGCCTTCGCTATCCGCTCGGCGTCCCGGGCCATCTCCCGGAACATCCCGCTAATGGGGTTGGAGAAGCCGGTGAAGTACAGGCCGGGGACCTCTTCCGGGCTGCGGGCCCCGTGCGTACGAGGCCGCCCGCGCTCGTCGAGTACGCCGTCCATGTGCCCGACCAGCCCCTCCAGGGCGCGCCGGTACCCGGTGGCCGCGATCACCGAGTCCGGGCTGATCCGCGTACCGTCCGCGAGGACCACCTCGGCGCCGTCGAAGGAGTCGAGCGCGGCCACCGGCTCGACCCGGCCGCCGCGGACGGCGTCGATCAGGCCCACGTCCTGGACCGGGATCGCGCCCTCCTTGACCCTGCTGTACAGGCCGGTCTCGGGGCGCGGAAGTCCGTACGCCGACAGGTCGGGGACGGAGGCCTTCGCGACGAGCCGGCCCAGCCGGTCCACGAGCCCCACCGGCAGCCGGCGTACGAGGATCCCCGTGCGCTGGGCCGGCCAGCCGGCGGTGGAGCGGCGCACGATGTGCGGGGCGGTGCGCACGGCGAGCCGCACCCGCGCGGCCCCGCCCTCGACGAGGTCGACGGCTATCTCGGCGCCGGTGTTGCCGACGCCGACGACCAGCACGTCCCGGCCCGCGTACGGCCCGGCGTTGCGGTAGTCGGCGGCGTGCAGCAACTCGCCGGTGTACGCGTCCCTGCCCGGGAGGTCGGGGAGCGCGGGCGTGTGGTTGTAGCCGGTGGCGACGACCACGGCCGCGGCCGCCAGCACGCGGCCACCGGTGGCGTGCAGGGTGAAGCCGTCGCCGTCCGCGGCGCGCTCGACGCGGGTCACCTCGACGCCGGTGACGATCTCCAGCTCGTGGAACTCGGCGTACTTCTCCAGGTACCGCACCACGTCGTCGCGCGAGACCCAGCGCCCGAAACGGCGCGGCATGGCCAGGCCGGGGAGGGCGGAGAGCCGGCGCGTGGTGTGCAGGTGGAGCCGGTCGTAGTGGCGGCGCCACGAGGCGCCGACCTCGCCGGACTTCTCGACGACCACGGCGCGCACCCCGCGGGCGCGCAGCGCGGCGGCCGCGGCGAGGCCGCCGGGGCCGCCCCCGATGACGTACACGGGGCGGGGCTGGGTGGTCATGTCGGGGGGTGTGGGGAGTCCGGGCATGAGGTGTGAGCGTATCGCCACGCAGCGTTGATGGGTCTCGGACAAGGAGGGAATCGATTGCGGATCGATCACGGCCCGCGATGGGCCGGGTGCCCGCATACTTCTGTGGTGCTGCTGACATGGATCGCGGAGATCGCGGACGACCCCCTCGTGCTGGATCCGGCCGACCGGCGGACCGAGGTGGAGACCAACACCTGGCGGCTGGGCGGCGCGGAGGGCGAGGACCTGCGGACGCTGCCGGTCTCCGGCGTGGTCGGCGCCTTCGAGCGGACGGCCGAAGCCATCCGGCGCCGCGTCCTCGACCGGGGTTTCGCGGGGCCGGCGACCTTCTACGTCTGGCACGACCGGCAGTCGGGCCACCTGCGCTGCTCGACCGCCTCGCTGCCCGCGGACGAGCTGCCGTTCGGCGGTGGGTACGTACCCGTCGCCGACCTCGGGCCCGTCGTGGAGGGTTTCCTCGCCGACGGGGATCCCGGCGTCATCGCGTGGGCGGAGCTGGACGAGGGCGAGGTCCGGGGCTCGCTGGACAACGAGCCGGAGAACGAGCCGGAGACGGACCCCTTTCCCGTCTGGGTCCGCGATGTCGGAACGCCCAACCCCGGCCCAGCCCTTGCGTGATCGCTCCCGATCCGCTGAACTGACGTACCGTCAGATCGATTGGGTGGGTGAGGGTGGGATGCAGACCATCTGGCTCAGCGGGGCCGAATGGCTCGCCGTACTGCGCATAGGCCTCGGCCTGTGGTGGCTGGAGAGCTGGCGGCACAAGGACAAGAAGGGCTGGTTCGAGCGCGGCACGGGCATCGCCTGGGCCGCCGACGTCGCGGGCAAGCACCGCTGGCCCTTCGTGAAGGGCGGCTTCGACACGGTCGTCGCGCCGCGCCCGAAGCTGATGGCGTACATCGTCGTCTACGCCGAACTCGCCCTCGGGCTGGGCCTGGTACTCGGCCTCCTGACCCCGATCGCACTGGTCGGCGGCCTGCTCCTCAACCTGCTCTACCTCGTGCTGATGATCCACGACTGGGCCGAGCAGGGGCAGAACGCGATGATGGCGCTGATCTCGCTCGTCGCCCTCTTCGCCATGTCCTGGCAGGCGTGGTCCCTCGACGCGGCGATCGGACTCTTCCTTTGAACACCGTGCGGTACGACCTCCCCGAGGCGGACGAGTTCACCCGCCCCTACTGGGACGCGGCGGCGGAAGGCCGCCTCCTGCTGCGCCGCTGCGCCGACTGCGGGCGGGCGCACCACTACCCGCGCGAGTTCTGCCCCTTCTGCTGGGCCGGCGAGGACCGCGTCTCGTGGGAGGCGGCGAGCGGCAGCGCGACCCTCTACACCTGGTCGGTGATCCACCGAAACGACCTCCCGCCCTTCGGCACCCGCGTCCCGTACACGGCGGCGGTGGTCGACCTGGCGGAGGGCCCGCGGATGATGACCGAGGTGGTGGACTGCGAGGCGGCGGACCTGAGCATCGGCATGGCCCTCGCCGTGACCTTCCGCGAGGCGGCGGAGGGCGTGGCGGTGGCGGTCTTCCGGCCGGCGGCGAGCTGAGCCGGGGCGCGCATAGGCGCACAGGCGGCGGCCCGGCGCACCGGAGGCCCGTTGTGCCGGTGCCCCGGGCCTCACTCCACGCCGAGATCCTCACGCATGGCGTGCCGCATGGCCCGGAGGAAGTCCCACACCTGGTACTGGGCCCGAGCGGCGCTCTCCATCGTCTCGCCCGGCCCGGGCTCACCGCGTTCGAGGCGCTTGACCTGGCCGTACACCTGAGTCAGGGCCCCGTTGGCGGCACTCGCCCGCGCGAGGACCTCGTCGGGCGCGACCATCTGCGCTTCCGAGTACCGGTCACGGTGCGCGTTCCGCGCCTCGTCGAGCGCGACGCGATCGGCGTCGTCCACGCCGCGCTCCCGCATGACGTGCAGGTGCCGGTTGAGCGCGGTGGTGAACTGCCGTGCATCCCTGTTGAGTTCCACATAACAGGTGCGCCGCAGCGCGAGCTGCTCGCGGATCTCCTCATGGCCGCGGACGAGCTCTATCTCCCGACGCTTCACGCGTTCGGAGCCGCGCTGGGTGAGGATCGCGCCCCCCAGGGTCCCGGCGACGCCGGCCACCGCAATGATCACAGAACTCATCTCCATCAACGCACCCTAAGGCCAGAGGAGTTCACGCACCCAGGAGCCGTCGGCCGTACGCCGGTACCGCAGTCGGACGTGCCGGCGCGCGGCATCCCCCTGGAAGAACTCCACCTCGGCGGGGTCCAGTACGTACCGCGTCCACGTGGGAGCCGGCGCGTCCGGCTCGGCCCCGGCCCGCTCCCACGCCTCCTGCGCCACCCGTGCGAGCTCCTCCACGGACCCGAGCACCTCGCTCTGCCGCCCCGTGAGCGCCGCCGCGAGCGCCCCGCGCGAGCGGACCGCCAGGTCGGCCCGGCTCTCCTCGGGCCCGCACGCCGTCACCCGACCCCGGACCCGCACCTGCCGCGCCACGGCCGGCCAGTAGAACCCGAGCGCGGCCTCCGGACGCCCGGCCAGTTGCCGCCCCTTGGCGCTGGTGGCGTGCGAGGCGAAGACCCAGCCCCGCGCATCCGCGTCGTGCAGCAGCAGCGTCCGTACGTCGGGCCGCCCCTCCGCGTCCACGGTCGCCAGACTCATGGCGTGCGGCTCGGCCTGCCCCGCCTTCGCGGCCGCCACGAACCACTCCCGGAACAACGGCAGCGGCTCGCCGGGCGCGGCCCCGGCGTCGAAGGCGGGGAGGGGGGAGTCCCACACGCGCAGGGAGTGCAGGGTCTCGCGGAACTCGTCGTCGCGGGCGGTCTCGCTGGTCATGGCGCGAGCCTAGCCCCGGGCGGCGCCGGGTTCAGGAGGCGGGGCACAAGGGGCCGACCGGTCGCGATAGGTACGCCGCCTCTTCCTCACGGTTGAGGTCACGGTTGACGGCCCGGCAGATGGTCTCGATCGCGTCCTCGGCGTCCTCGTGCAGGTCGAGGTCGTGCAGCCGAACGGTGCCGTCGTCGCTGCCGATGGCAAGGGTGGTCGCGTCGGGGCTGAACGCCACCGACCGCGGCACGGCGGTCTGGGCCAGGGTGGCGAGGGCCTTTCCCGTCTCCACGTCCCACAGCCGGACGGTGTAGTCGGCGCTGCTGGTGGCGAGGGTGTGTCCGTCGGGGCTGAACGCCAGTGAGGTCACCGAGCCGATGTGGCCGGGAAGGGTGGTGCGACTCTCGCCGGATGCCACGTCCCACAGCCACACGGTGAGGTCGTCGCTGCCCGTGGCGAGAGTGGCTCCGTCCGGGCTGAACGCCACCGAATTCACCGGCCCGGCGTGGCCCCCCAGGGTGTCGATCTGTGCGCCGGTCTGCACGTCCCACAGTCGCGCGGTGTTGTCGTGGCTGCCGGTGGCGAGGGTGGCTCCGTCCGGGCTGAACGCCACCGCGCCCACGGTGTCGACGTGTTCCAAGGAGCGGTTGAGCGTCTCGCCCGTTTTCGCGTCCCACAGCTGCGCAGTGGCGTCGCGGCTGCCGGTGGCGAGGAGGGCTCCGTCGGGGCTGAACGCCACGGAGACCACCCAGTCCTCGTGATCGGTCAGGGGGACGACGGTCTTACCGGTTCTCACGTCCCTGAGGTGCGCGGTGGTGTCGCTACTGCCGGTGACCAGGGTGGTTCCGTCGGGGCTGAACGCCACCGCGGCCACCGCGTCTTCGTGATCCCTCACAGGATCGCGGGCCTTGCCCCCTCTCACGTCCCAGAGTTGTGTCGTGCCGTCGTGGCTGCCGGTGACGAGGGTGGCTCCGTCGGGGCTGAACGCCACCGAATTCACGGCCCCGGAATCGGCGACCAGGGCATTGCCGGTTTCCACGTCCCACAGCCGCACGGTGGTGTCGGTGCTGCCGGTGGCGAGGGTGCGTCCGTCGGGGCTGAACGCCACCGCACGCACGGTGTCGGTGTGGCCGGTCAGGATACTCATGAGCGCGCCGGTTTCCACGTTCCAGAGATGCGCGTCGTTGTCGGCGCTGCCGGAGGCGAGGGTGCGTCCGTCGGGGCTGAACGCCACCGAGTACGCCGCATCGCTGTGGCCCGTCAAGATGTCACGGGTCTTACCGGTTTCCACGTCCCACAGCACCACGTTGTTGTCGACGCTGCCGGTGGCGAGGGTGGTTCCGTCGGGGCTGAACGCCGCCGAGTACACCGTTCCGGCGTGTTCCATCGGCTTGCCGAGGGTCTTGCCGGTTTCCATGTCCCACAGCAGCGCGGTGCCGTCTTCGCCGCCGGTGGCGAGGGTGCGTCCGTCGGGGCTGATCGCCAGCGCCCACACCGGGCTGCCGTGCTTCATCGGGTCGCCACGGCGCGTGCCCGTTCCTACGTTCCACAGCTGCGCGGTGCCGTCGGCGCAGGCGGTGGCGAGGGTGGCTCCGTCGGGGCTGAACGCCACCTGGTTCACCCAGGAGGCGTGTTCCATCGGGTCGTCGAGGAGCTTGCCGGTTTCCGCGTTCCACAGTTGCGCCATGCCGTCCTCGCTGCCGGTGGCGAGGGTGGTTCCGTCGGGGCTGAACACGGCGGATCCCACCGCGCCGTGGGGGTCGATCAGGGGGGCGACCGTCTTGCCGGTTCCTACGTCCCAGAGCAGCGCGGTGCCGTCGGCGCTGCTGGTGAGGAGGGTGGTTCCGTCGGGGCTGAACGCCACCGAGCGCAACTCGGCGGTATGGCCTTCCAAGCGCCGCTGCAGCGGGAGGGCCGCGGCGTTCCGCAAGCCCTCTTCGGCCTCGGATGTGCCACTGGTGCGGAAGGCCCGGATGGCCAGGAGCGAGGCGAGGTCGGGGCTGGCCTCGATGAGCGTGCGGGACTGTCCGGCGAGTTGGCGGGAGAGGGCTTCCCGCTGCTCGGTTTCGACTGCCCGCCACTGCCAGAACGCCAGCCCTCCGACGACGAGCGCGAGGGCGAGCAGGGACGCCAGGACCCTGTTCAGGCGCCGGCTGCGGCGGATGGCGGTCTGCTGGTGTTCCTGGCTGGCGGTGAGGAAGGCGGCGATTTCGCCCGGCAGGCGGCGCTGCCCGGACCACTCCAGGCCTTCCGCGAGGGTGGTTCCCCCGAGCAGGTCTCCGGGGTGGTGCTCTTCGGTGAAGCGGGCGCGCCGGGCGCGGGTGTGGTCCAGCCATTCCTGGAAGCGGTGGTCCTGGCCCACCCATTCGCGCAGGGTCGGCCAGTCGCGGATCAGCGCGTCGTGGATCAGTTCGGCCACCGGCAGCGCGGGCGGGGCGTCGCGGAGGAGGGAGACGCCGGGTGAGTGGGTGGTGATGATGCGATGGCGGGTGAGGGCCGCGAGGACCTCGTCGATGTCCTTGGCGCTGTGCTCCCCGCCGACGTCGGCCGCCAGTTCGCGCAGTTCGTGCAGGGGCACCTGCTTGCGGATGGCGGGGATGTTGCGGCCGGGGTCGGCCGAGTGCACCAGGGAGGTCAGGACGCGCTGGGCGATGGGCCGGTGGTCGGGGGGCAGCTGGTCGAGGGCGGTGTCGCACCACGTGGTCAGGCTGCCGGTGACGCCGCCGATGCGCCGGTAGGCGTCGTGGGTGAGGTACCCGTCGTGGCGCCGCTGCCAGAGCTGGCTGAGGGTCAGTTCCAGCAGCGGCAGCACGGTGACCGGCGCGCTGGCGGTGGTGGCCCCCTCGGGGGTGGTGGCCAGCACGTCATTGATGATCTGCTCCGGGAGCCCGAGCTCGAAGTGGGCGCCCGCGTTCTGGGCGGGCAGGATGACGATGTCGTGCAGGTCGTGCCGGCTCAGGGTGCCCGGGATGTTGAGGAGTCCGGGCATGGCCGCTTCCAGCAGCTTGGGTGCCAGCGCGGCCTGCTGGGGGTAGAAGTCGTCGCGCATGATCAGGATCACGCTGAGCCTGGTGTGCGAGGTGACCGCGGCGGTGATCTGCTCCGTCGCGGTCAGGCGGCGTCGCAGCTGATCGCCGGTGGACGGCTGGGTGAAGAGCTCCTCGAACTGGTCGATGATCAGGACGACGCGCTCACAGCCGGGTTCGGCCGCGAGTTTGCGGCCGACCGCCGAGGAGATCCCCTCCCGGACGGCCCCGGGCAGTCCGCCGCGTTCGAGTTCGTCCAGCAGATCCTGCCTCGGCCGGGCGGTCACGGGCAGCCACCGGTCACTGCCGGGCAGCTCGCCCGCCGCCAGCGCGGGCAGGACACCCGCCTGGACCAAGGACGACTTGCCGGAGCCGGAGGGCCCCAGCAGCAGGGTGACCCGCTGGTCGGCCAGGTTCGCCAGGACCTGTCGTGCCGCGTCCTTGCGGCCCTCGAACCACCGGGCCTCTTCCGAGGTGAACGGTTCCAGTCCCCGGTACGGGCACACGTCCCGCTCGGCCAGATCGGGCCACACCTCCCGGAGTACGTCCGTGGGGGTGACGTAGGCGATGCCCAGGCCCCGCTCGTGGTCGTCGGGGGCGGTGATCTCGGTGAGCATGCCGATGACCAGCCCGGTCACCTCGTCCATGACCGGCGCGCCGCTGAAGCCGGTGGTCAGGTCGTTGGCGGCGGTCAGCTGGAGGTGTGCGCCCCTGCTCTCGGTGGCCGGCAGTAGATCGCCCGCCACACCGAAGCCGAAGTGGCCGCCCGCCGCGGCCTGGGCGGGGAAGCCGAACGAACACACCTGGTGACCCCGGCAGCCCGAGGCGGAGCCCAGGGGCAGCCCCCACACGCCCGGCGGGGTACCGCTGAGGCGTACGACGGCCACGTCCGCGTCCTCGGGGGCCCGCCACGGCTCGTCCAGGACGAGCCCCTCGGCCCGGGGCGCGCCGTCCACGTGGGGGAAGTTCACCCGCACGTTCTCACCGGGCCCGCTGCCGGCCGCGTGTACGACGTGCGCGCAGGTGATCAGTATGTTCTCGGCGACCAGGAAACCCGCCCCGGCCACCTGCTCGTCGGAGTCGACGATCTGGGCCATGGCGGGGAGGAGTCCCGAGGGCGTCCCCTCGCCGGTCGGGCCCGTGCCGGTGGTACCGGTGACGTCCATCGGGTCAGTCCGATCGCTTGGCTGCGCCCGCACCGCCGACGCCCGTACGACCGCCCGCGCCGCGCGGATCGTCCCTCTCCCAGGTCATGGTGACCCGCAAGTGGCAGTTGGCGCTGCTCCTGGTGATGACGACCCCGGCCTCGACGGCGAGGTCGACACCGAACTCGACGGAGATCCCGTCGGGGCCCGCCTGGCGCAACTCGTCGAGTACGGCGCGCGACGCCTCGGCGACCGAGCCCATCGCCTCCCGCAGATTTCCCGGCAGTTCGTGAATGGCATCGCTGATGCGACCGGCCTTCACCGGGCCCTCCGCCCCCGCCGGAGCCTCGACCAGGATGGAGCCGCCGCCCTCCAGGGGTATCCGGGCCAGATGCGTCATGGCTCCTCCTACGCTCAGCGCGCCCTCGCGCCGTCGGGGCCGGATTCGCCTCGGACACGGGAGAGAGCGCCGCACCACCGGGGGCCCGTGCGCGGGACACGACCGATCACGGCCGGTCGGGCGCGTTCTGGGCGTCACGGCGGGTGGCAGGTGGCAAGCGGTACGGACGGGCTGCACGGGAACTACGCCGGACGGGAGCCCTTCATCGGCCCCGAAGGCGCCCCGTGGACACCAGGGGCCGTACATGCCAATCGTCATCCCATCCGGCGCCCACCGCATCCGGTGGACGAGCTCCGGTACGGACCGGCCCGCGGTGGGCCGGAGCCATGCCGGCCGGGGCTCCGCCAGGCCCGGGCCCGCCGCGGGGCCGGGTCCGTGCCCGGCGCGGGTCAGTTCCGACCCAGCACCACCGTTCCCGAGGAGCAGAACCAGCCGCCCGTGCCCGAGGCCACCGCTACCTCCGGGAGGTGGCCGCCGCGTTTCGTCACCTGGCCCGGGCCTGCCTCGCCGCGGAGTTGGCGGACCGCCTCGACCAGCAGGAACAGGCCCCGCATGCCCGGGTGGCAGGCCGAGAGGCCGCCGCCGTCCGTGTTGACCGGGAGTTCTCCGTCCCGCAGCAGCCGGCCCTTCTCCACGAAGGCGCCGCCCTCGCCCTTCGCGCAGAAACCCAGGTCCTCCAGGGTCACCAGGGTCATGTACGTGAAGGCGTCGTAGATCTCCGCGAGGTCCACGTCCGCCGGGGTCAGGCCGGCCCGCTCGAAGGCGATGCGGCCGGAGACCGCCGCCGGGGAGACCGTGAAGTCCTCCCACTCCGACATGGTGGTGTGGGAGACGGAGGTGCCGGATCCCAGGATCCACACCGGGGCCTTTGCCGTGTCGGGGACGTAGTCCTCGGCCGCCAGCAGCACCGCGCAACCACCGTCCGAGCGGATGCAGCAGTTCAGCTTCGTGAAGGGGTCCGCGATCATGTCGGAGGACAGGACCTCGTCGACCGTCAGCGGCTCGCGGAACATCGCGTCCGGGTTCGTGGCCGCGTTCGCCCGGGCCTGGACGGCCACCGAGGCGAGCTGCTCCAGCGTGGTTCCGTACTCGTGCATGTGGCGGCGGGCGGCCATGGCGTACTTGGAGATCAGCGTGTGTCCGTACGGGACCTCGAACTGCAGCGGTCCGCGCGCGCCGAAGGACAGGTTGGAGGTGCGCCGCTTCGCCTTGATGTCCGCGCGGGCCGTGGATCCGTAGACCAGCAGCACGGCGTTGGCGTGCCCGGCGGCGATCGCGTCCGCCGCGTGGGCCGCCATGACCTCCCAGGTCGAGCCGCCCACCGAGGTGGAGTCGACCCAGGTGGGGCGCAGGCCCAGGTACTCGGCCACCTCCACCGGGGCGAGCGTGCCGAGGCCGGCCGAGGCGAAGCCGTCGATGACGGAGCGGTCGAGCCCCGAGTCGGCCAGGGCGCGGCGGGCGGCCTGGGCGTGCAGGGCGTACGGGGTGGGGCCGTCCACCCGGCCGCAGTCCGAGAGGGCGACGCCGACCACCGCGACCCTGCGGCGGGGTCGGGATTCGGGTCCAGGTGTGAGTCCAGGCATGGGGGGAAGGTACATCTGACGTAGTGTCAGTTTCTAGAGCCCCTGGGTCGGTCGATGGGTCGATCTGTCGGCTCGTCCGTCGGTTCGTCCGTCGAGCCGCCCGTCGAGCCGTCCGTCGAACCGTTCGTTCATCCCGCCTTCCCTGCCCCCTGTGCATCTGCCGCCGCCCGCCCTAACATGACGGCCCGTCAGATACTCCCCCAGCTACCGCTGGGTGGTGCCCCCGGGAGGAGCCCGACGATGGATGCCGCCTTCACCGCGGAGCAGGACGAGATACGTCGTACCCTGCGCGAGATCCTGGGCAAACGCTGCGGCCCCGACGAGGTCAAGGCCGCCGTCCGCACCGCCGCAGGGTACGACCGCGAGCTGTGGCAGCAGCTCGCCCAGCAGCTCGGGCTGCCCGGCATCGCCGTCGCCGAGGAGTACGGCGGCGTCGGCTGCACCCCCGCCGACCTGGCCCTGGCCTGCGAGGAGACCGGGCGGGCCCTGCTGCCCTCACCGCTGCTGGCCACCGCCGCGCTCTGCGTGCCGCTGATCACCGCCCTCGGTACCCCCGCCCAGCGCTCCGCGCTGCTCCCGCCACTGGCGGCCGGCGGGCTCACCGCGGCCCTCGCCGTCCCCGGTCCGGCCCTGGCCACCGCGCTCGGGCTGACCGGCGACAACACCGCCGGGCCGTGGTCCGGCGGCGG
This genomic window from Streptomyces sp. NBC_01351 contains:
- a CDS encoding nSTAND1 domain-containing NTPase, whose translation is MDVTGTTGTGPTGEGTPSGLLPAMAQIVDSDEQVAGAGFLVAENILITCAHVVHAAGSGPGENVRVNFPHVDGAPRAEGLVLDEPWRAPEDADVAVVRLSGTPPGVWGLPLGSASGCRGHQVCSFGFPAQAAAGGHFGFGVAGDLLPATESRGAHLQLTAANDLTTGFSGAPVMDEVTGLVIGMLTEITAPDDHERGLGIAYVTPTDVLREVWPDLAERDVCPYRGLEPFTSEEARWFEGRKDAARQVLANLADQRVTLLLGPSGSGKSSLVQAGVLPALAAGELPGSDRWLPVTARPRQDLLDELERGGLPGAVREGISSAVGRKLAAEPGCERVVLIIDQFEELFTQPSTGDQLRRRLTATEQITAAVTSHTRLSVILIMRDDFYPQQAALAPKLLEAAMPGLLNIPGTLSRHDLHDIVILPAQNAGAHFELGLPEQIINDVLATTPEGATTASAPVTVLPLLELTLSQLWQRRHDGYLTHDAYRRIGGVTGSLTTWCDTALDQLPPDHRPIAQRVLTSLVHSADPGRNIPAIRKQVPLHELRELAADVGGEHSAKDIDEVLAALTRHRIITTHSPGVSLLRDAPPALPVAELIHDALIRDWPTLREWVGQDHRFQEWLDHTRARRARFTEEHHPGDLLGGTTLAEGLEWSGQRRLPGEIAAFLTASQEHQQTAIRRSRRLNRVLASLLALALVVGGLAFWQWRAVETEQREALSRQLAGQSRTLIEASPDLASLLAIRAFRTSGTSEAEEGLRNAAALPLQRRLEGHTAELRSVAFSPDGTTLLTSSADGTALLWDVGTGKTVAPLIDPHGAVGSAVFSPDGTTLATGSEDGMAQLWNAETGKLLDDPMEHASWVNQVAFSPDGATLATACADGTAQLWNVGTGTRRGDPMKHGSPVWALAISPDGRTLATGGEDGTALLWDMETGKTLGKPMEHAGTVYSAAFSPDGTTLATGSVDNNVVLWDVETGKTRDILTGHSDAAYSVAFSPDGRTLASGSADNDAHLWNVETGALMSILTGHTDTVRAVAFSPDGRTLATGSTDTTVRLWDVETGNALVADSGAVNSVAFSPDGATLVTGSHDGTTQLWDVRGGKARDPVRDHEDAVAAVAFSPDGTTLVTGSSDTTAHLRDVRTGKTVVPLTDHEDWVVSVAFSPDGALLATGSRDATAQLWDAKTGETLNRSLEHVDTVGAVAFSPDGATLATGSHDNTARLWDVQTGAQIDTLGGHAGPVNSVAFSPDGATLATGSDDLTVWLWDVASGESRTTLPGHIGSVTSLAFSPDGHTLATSSADYTVRLWDVETGKALATLAQTAVPRSVAFSPDATTLAIGSDDGTVRLHDLDLHEDAEDAIETICRAVNRDLNREEEAAYLSRPVGPLCPAS
- a CDS encoding CU044_2847 family protein, which translates into the protein MTHLARIPLEGGGSILVEAPAGAEGPVKAGRISDAIHELPGNLREAMGSVAEASRAVLDELRQAGPDGISVEFGVDLAVEAGVVITRSSANCHLRVTMTWERDDPRGAGGRTGVGGAGAAKRSD
- a CDS encoding acetyl-CoA acetyltransferase, with translation MPGLTPGPESRPRRRVAVVGVALSDCGRVDGPTPYALHAQAARRALADSGLDRSVIDGFASAGLGTLAPVEVAEYLGLRPTWVDSTSVGGSTWEVMAAHAADAIAAGHANAVLLVYGSTARADIKAKRRTSNLSFGARGPLQFEVPYGHTLISKYAMAARRHMHEYGTTLEQLASVAVQARANAATNPDAMFREPLTVDEVLSSDMIADPFTKLNCCIRSDGGCAVLLAAEDYVPDTAKAPVWILGSGTSVSHTTMSEWEDFTVSPAAVSGRIAFERAGLTPADVDLAEIYDAFTYMTLVTLEDLGFCAKGEGGAFVEKGRLLRDGELPVNTDGGGLSACHPGMRGLFLLVEAVRQLRGEAGPGQVTKRGGHLPEVAVASGTGGWFCSSGTVVLGRN